One genomic region from Salvia hispanica cultivar TCC Black 2014 chromosome 2, UniMelb_Shisp_WGS_1.0, whole genome shotgun sequence encodes:
- the LOC125206821 gene encoding reticuline oxidase-like → MKNLSTNILFPLFIFMQILAHAYCHESVEVLQSCLVDHSVFNFSLYPNSGNDPTTYFSLLDFSIQNLRFAVAEVPKPAAIVMPESRQQLVAAVACCRLGSWEIRVRSGGHSYEGTSYMAGDGRVFVLIDMMNLAGVSVDSEAEVAWVEGGATLGQTYYAISRSSLSLGFPAGSCPTVGVGGHVGGGGFGLLSRMFGLAADNVVDALLIDAEGRVLDRAGMGEDVFWAIRGGGGGNWGIVYAWKIRLVKVPERVTGFIVNRARSEGCMLDLVNRWQHVAPGLDDKFYLSSFLGASLPEAKASGLTATFKGFYLGTKEEILKIMNETFPELEIVEGECTEMSWIESILYFSGLEKGSSISSLRDRFLKGKNYFKAKSDYVRDPIPVNGIKSAIKILKKEPKGYVILDPYGGAMHKISNESIAFPHRKGNIFTIQYLVEWDEADNGRSQDYIAWIRGFYNAMTPFVSSEPRAAYVNYMDLDLGFEGMLSSTSTDAVEVARTWGEKYFLKNYDRLVRAKTKIDPLNVFRNQQGIPPMSVLDAEM, encoded by the coding sequence ATGAAGAATCTATCGACAAATATTCTGTTTCCTCTGTTCATTTTCATGCAGATTCTTGCTCATGCTTACTGTCATGAGAGTGTAGAAGTTCTCCAATCATGTTTGGTTGATCACAGTGTGTTTAACTTCTCTCTCTACCCAAATTCCGGCAACGATCCGACTACCTACTTCAGCTTGCTCGATTTCTCCATTCAGAATCTCCGGTTCGCAGTGGCTGAGGTCCCCAAGCCGGCAGCCATCGTCATGCCGGAGAGCCGGCAGCAGCTGGTGGCCGCCGTCGCGTGCTGCCGGCTGGGGTCATGGGAGATTAGAGTGAGGAGCGGTGGCCATAGCTACGAGGGCACGTCGTATATGGCAGGGGACGGCCGGGTATTCGTGTTGATCGATATGATGAATCTCGCTGGCGTGTCCGTGGATTCGGAGGCCGAAGTTGCTTGGGTGGAAGGTGGCGCGACGTTGGGCCAGACGTATTACGCTATTTCTAGGTCGAGTCTGTCGCTCGGTTTTCCCGCGGGGTCCTGCCCCACGGTGGGGGTAGGGGGCCACGTCGGAGGGGGCGGGTTCGGGCTTTTGTCGCGGATGTTCGGCCTGGCAGCGGATAATGTGGTGGACGCGCTCCTGATAGATGCGGAGGGGCGGGTGTTGGACCGGGCTGGGATGGGGGAGGACGTGTTCTGGGCCATCCGTGGGGGCGGGGGAGGGAACTGGGGCATTGTGTACGCGTGGAAAATCCGACTCGTTAAAGTCCCAGAGCGCGTAACAGGTTTTATTGTGAATAGGGCAAGATCTGAAGGTTGCATGTTAGACCTGGTCAACAGGTGGCAGCATGTGGCCCCAGGGTTGGACGACAAGTTTTACCTGTCGTCCTTCCTGGGGGCCTCTCTCCCTGAGGCAAAAGCCTCAGGGCTCACTGCTACATTCAAAGGGTTCTACTTGGGCACAAAAGAGGAAATTCTCAAGATCATGAATGAGACATTTCCTGAATTGGAAATCGTCGAGGGTGAATGCACGGAGATGAGCTGGATCGAGTCCATTCTCTACTTCTCAGGGCTCGAAAAGGGGAGCTCGATTTCGAGTCTAAGAGATCGGTTTTTAAAGGGCAAGAACTACTTCAAGGCCAAATCGGACTACGTGAGGGATCCGATTCCGGTGAATGGGATCAAATCTGCTATCAAGATTCTGAAAAAAGAGCCAAAGGGGTATGTGATTCTAGACCCTTATGGTGGAGCCATGCACAAAATAAGCAATGAGTCCATAGCTTTCCCTCATAGAAAAGGCAACATTTTCACAATCCAATATCTTGTTGAATGGGATGAAGCTGATAATGGGAGGAGCCAAGATTACATAGCTTGGATAAGGGGCTTCTACAACGCGATGACACCCTTCGTTTCGTCTGAGCCGAGGGCGgcctatgtcaactacatggATCTTGACCTTGGTTTTGAAGGCATGTTGAGCAGTACTAGTACTGATGCTGTTGAGGTTGCAAGAACATGGGGAGAGAAGTACTTCTTGAAAAACTATGATAGGCTTGTGAGAGCCAAGACAAAGATTGATCCTCTTAATGTTTTTAGGAATCAGCAGGGGATTCCTCCAATGTCAGTTTTGGATGCAGAAATgtaa